One Nitrospirota bacterium genomic window carries:
- a CDS encoding DUF1284 domain-containing protein, with the protein MLKLRGHHLICLHFFNGEGYDAAFVENLKDVLSRTQKEDVEVCEGADEVCAKCPYLKGDKCEYDAQADNEIKEMDEKALMYLKVRPGAKIKWQEIREAVPGLFPQWFSEYCLECDWKKVCVKNQDYRKLRA; encoded by the coding sequence ATGTTAAAACTCAGGGGACACCATCTGATCTGTCTTCACTTCTTTAACGGAGAAGGTTATGACGCCGCCTTTGTTGAAAATCTCAAAGACGTCTTAAGCAGAACACAGAAGGAAGATGTCGAGGTTTGCGAAGGAGCGGATGAGGTTTGCGCAAAATGTCCTTATCTCAAAGGTGATAAATGCGAGTATGACGCGCAAGCGGACAACGAAATAAAAGAGATGGACGAGAAGGCTTTGATGTATCTCAAAGTGAGGCCGGGTGCAAAAATTAAATGGCAGGAGATAAGGGAAGCGGTCCCCGGATTATTTCCTCAATGGTTTAGCGAATATTGTTTAGAGTGTGACTGGAAAAAGGTGTGCGTGAAAAATCAGGATTATCGAAAACTGAGAGCTTAA
- the sixA gene encoding phosphohistidine phosphatase SixA, translating into MLLYLVQHAEALIKEEDASRSLSEKGIAGIKKVAAFAASLDITVKKICHSGKMRALQTAQILAEHLKFDKELTKAEGLEPMDDPEVWLSWLGEMKEDMAVVGHLPHLGRLSSLLLCGDKEKNLIDFKMGGVVCLKGFEDGKWTVEWMITPEMIK; encoded by the coding sequence ATGCTGCTTTATCTTGTGCAACATGCGGAGGCTTTAATCAAGGAGGAAGACGCTTCGCGCAGTCTTTCCGAAAAAGGCATTGCAGGTATCAAGAAGGTTGCGGCCTTTGCAGCATCGCTGGATATCACAGTGAAAAAGATATGCCACAGCGGGAAGATGAGGGCCCTGCAGACCGCTCAGATTTTGGCTGAGCACCTGAAATTCGACAAGGAACTAACGAAGGCAGAGGGACTGGAGCCGATGGATGACCCGGAGGTTTGGCTTTCCTGGCTTGGCGAGATGAAAGAGGACATGGCCGTAGTCGGACACCTCCCGCATTTGGGCAGGCTTTCTTCGTTACTTCTATGCGGAGATAAAGAGAAAAATTTAATAGACTTCAAGATGGGCGGCGTTGTATGCTTGAAAGGGTTTGAAGACGGCAAATGGACAGTGGAGTGGATGATAACACCGGAGATGATTAAGTGA
- the rmuC gene encoding DNA recombination protein RmuC, which yields MLIVVVLVVIAIVLLIGLLTRNPNTKLLQIEAQLSSFEKNQERTERALKEEIAKNRDETASNSKQLREEITNNMTNIANLQKDQLDIFSNQLTALTASNEDKLGRMTQTVEEKLSLLQEQGTCNARDNRDEMTKSLKSFEEKFSASVKEFNELQKQKFNDLSNKQTELIQSTEMKLDKMRETIEARLKIIQDDNSEKLEKMRATVDEKLHKTLEERLSQSFKIVSERLELVHKGLGEMQNLAVGVGDLKKVLSNVKTRGIIGEIMLGNILEQILTPDQYAQNVATKKGSRDNVEFAVRLPGKDDSGDVVYLPLDSKFPRENYETLVDAYEHGNPAAIEEAGKLLEGNIKKFAKDIRDKYIDPPNTTDFGIMFLPVEGLYAEVVRRPALLEVLQRDYKIMIAGPTTLSAFLNSLQMGFRTLAIEKRSSEVWKILGAVKTEFDKFGGVLRKAQEKINQASEEIHNLVGTRTRQIQSKLKSVHELPVQESKLYLFDEADNENETTEENT from the coding sequence ATGTTAATCGTAGTTGTATTGGTTGTGATCGCGATTGTCCTGTTAATTGGTTTATTGACGCGGAATCCGAACACAAAATTACTGCAAATTGAAGCCCAACTCTCGTCTTTTGAAAAGAACCAGGAGAGGACGGAAAGGGCGTTAAAGGAAGAGATAGCCAAGAACAGGGATGAAACAGCCAGCAATTCAAAACAGTTGCGGGAAGAAATAACCAACAACATGACGAATATTGCCAACTTGCAGAAAGACCAGCTCGATATCTTTTCAAATCAGTTGACCGCCTTGACCGCCTCAAATGAAGACAAACTTGGCAGGATGACTCAAACGGTTGAGGAAAAATTAAGCCTGCTGCAAGAACAGGGGACCTGTAATGCCAGGGACAACAGGGACGAGATGACTAAATCTTTAAAGTCCTTTGAAGAGAAGTTCAGCGCAAGCGTGAAGGAATTCAATGAGCTTCAGAAACAAAAATTCAACGACCTGTCAAATAAACAAACTGAACTCATTCAGTCTACCGAAATGAAATTAGACAAGATGAGAGAAACCATCGAAGCGAGGCTGAAAATAATTCAGGATGACAACAGCGAGAAGCTTGAAAAGATGAGGGCCACAGTTGACGAGAAGCTTCACAAGACCCTTGAAGAAAGGCTCAGTCAATCCTTTAAGATAGTCAGCGAAAGGCTGGAGCTGGTGCATAAGGGATTGGGAGAAATGCAGAACCTGGCTGTCGGCGTCGGCGACCTTAAAAAGGTCTTATCGAATGTTAAGACGCGCGGAATAATCGGTGAGATCATGCTGGGCAATATCCTGGAGCAGATATTGACTCCTGACCAGTATGCCCAGAACGTGGCCACTAAAAAGGGCAGCAGGGACAATGTGGAATTCGCGGTCAGGCTTCCCGGAAAAGACGATTCAGGAGATGTGGTCTATCTGCCCCTGGATTCCAAATTTCCAAGGGAGAACTATGAAACATTGGTTGATGCTTATGAACATGGGAACCCGGCAGCGATTGAAGAAGCCGGGAAACTCCTTGAAGGCAATATCAAGAAATTTGCCAAAGACATAAGAGATAAATATATTGATCCGCCGAATACGACAGATTTCGGAATAATGTTTTTACCGGTTGAGGGGCTTTACGCCGAAGTAGTGCGGAGGCCGGCGCTGCTTGAAGTTTTACAGAGAGATTATAAAATAATGATCGCAGGGCCGACGACGTTGTCTGCTTTTTTAAACAGCCTGCAGATGGGATTCAGGACCCTTGCTATTGAGAAGCGTTCAAGCGAAGTGTGGAAGATATTGGGGGCTGTCAAAACCGAATTCGACAAATTCGGAGGCGTGTTAAGAAAGGCCCAGGAAAAGATAAACCAGGCGAGCGAAGAAATACATAACCTTGTCGGGACAAGGACAAGGCAGATCCAGAGTAAACTGAAAAGCGTTCATGAGTTGCCTGTGCAGGAATCCAAACTGTATTTATTTGATGAAGCAGATAATGAAAACGAAACAACAGAAGAAAACACTTAA
- a CDS encoding methyltransferase domain-containing protein — protein sequence MPDILEQSIELRKIWGAFRQARVLLTANNYRVFDLLTKPQSTKTIAKKLKTDLRATGILLDALTGLGLLKKQNDKYQNTILSSSLLVSGSPHYQGNIINHAETLWQNWSGLDESLKTGKPYRKEHDHEAFILGMNDLASLKAGNVINAIGLKGVKTALDLGGGPGTYSIAMAQKGVAVTLFDRPETVAIAKKVISLFLPLSNINFLLGDFNHDAIGKGYDLIFASQILHSNSVKENISLLRKCKRALNKNGRIVIQEFRISKDLTHPAPGALFSVNMLVNTDGGRCYSPDEMKGWFLKTGLKNISGKSVDDSVLISARK from the coding sequence ATGCCGGACATTCTTGAACAGTCAATTGAATTACGAAAGATATGGGGGGCATTCAGGCAGGCGAGGGTGCTCCTTACAGCCAACAACTACAGGGTGTTTGATCTTCTGACGAAACCCCAATCAACAAAGACAATAGCAAAAAAACTAAAGACGGATCTGAGGGCAACTGGAATTTTGCTTGATGCGCTGACAGGGCTTGGACTTCTGAAAAAACAAAATGACAAATATCAAAACACAATCCTCTCTTCAAGTCTCCTTGTCTCCGGCAGCCCGCATTATCAGGGCAACATCATCAACCATGCTGAGACATTATGGCAGAACTGGTCAGGACTTGATGAGAGTTTAAAGACCGGCAAGCCCTATCGCAAGGAACATGACCATGAGGCCTTTATCCTTGGAATGAACGACCTCGCGTCATTGAAGGCGGGGAATGTCATCAATGCGATAGGCCTTAAAGGTGTGAAAACCGCTCTTGATCTTGGAGGCGGCCCCGGCACTTATTCAATCGCAATGGCGCAAAAGGGCGTCGCGGTAACACTCTTTGACAGACCGGAAACAGTTGCGATTGCAAAGAAGGTCATCTCCTTGTTCCTCCCCCTGTCTAATATCAATTTTCTCCTGGGCGATTTCAATCATGATGCAATCGGCAAAGGCTACGACCTGATATTCGCCAGCCAGATACTTCATTCAAATTCCGTGAAGGAAAATATCAGTCTTCTTAGGAAATGCAAAAGAGCATTAAACAAAAACGGCAGGATCGTCATCCAGGAGTTCCGCATATCAAAAGACCTGACACATCCTGCGCCGGGCGCTTTGTTTTCGGTAAACATGCTTGTCAACACAGACGGCGGCAGGTGCTATTCACCCGATGAGATGAAGGGCTGGTTCCTGAAGACGGGTTTGAAAAACATTTCAGGGAAATCTGTTGATGATTCGGTATTGATAAGCGCGAGAAAATAA
- a CDS encoding deoxyguanosinetriphosphate triphosphohydrolase — MTIREQTEAIEKQILHPNACLSSQSKGRQKKEKEDDIRTCFQRDRDRIIHSKAFRRLKHKTQVFLAPKGDHYRTRLTHTLEVSQIARTIARALRLNEDLTEAIALGHDLGHTPFGHAGEDVLREIYPGGFKHYEQSLRVVDVLERNGQGLNLTHEVRDGIVKHSKGKGEIFSSRNRSETLEGQIVRASDAIAYINHDLDDSLRAGVLKRSELPPEFLKIGETHAKRIGAMVRDVINYSISTGLKEVSMGEEMKATTYAMKDFLYKNVYERDLSKKEFKKARKILLDLYNYYMEHSDEVFKEFPKESIDNRERMVCDFIAGMTDRFALLTYERLFLPQPWLVL, encoded by the coding sequence ATGACTATTCGTGAACAGACAGAGGCTATAGAAAAACAGATCCTTCATCCCAACGCGTGCCTGAGTTCGCAGAGCAAGGGCAGGCAGAAGAAGGAGAAGGAAGACGACATCCGCACCTGTTTTCAGCGTGACAGGGACAGGATTATCCATTCAAAGGCGTTCAGGAGATTAAAGCACAAGACACAGGTCTTCCTTGCCCCTAAAGGCGATCATTACAGGACGCGGCTGACGCACACCCTTGAGGTCTCGCAGATAGCAAGGACCATTGCGCGGGCGCTCAGGCTCAATGAAGACCTTACAGAGGCCATCGCGCTCGGACACGATCTGGGCCACACCCCTTTCGGCCATGCGGGAGAGGATGTTTTACGCGAGATCTATCCAGGGGGGTTTAAACACTACGAACAGAGCCTCAGGGTTGTCGATGTGCTTGAGAGAAACGGGCAGGGACTTAACTTGACCCATGAGGTGAGGGACGGAATTGTAAAGCATTCAAAAGGGAAAGGGGAGATATTTTCTTCCCGCAACAGGAGCGAGACCCTCGAAGGACAGATAGTAAGGGCCTCGGACGCGATCGCGTACATCAATCATGACCTTGATGACTCGTTGAGGGCCGGGGTCCTTAAGCGTTCCGAACTGCCGCCCGAATTTCTCAAGATCGGGGAGACCCACGCAAAGAGGATCGGCGCGATGGTGAGGGACGTAATTAATTATTCTATTTCAACTGGACTGAAAGAAGTTTCCATGGGTGAAGAAATGAAGGCAACCACATACGCGATGAAAGATTTTCTTTATAAAAACGTTTATGAGCGCGATCTCTCAAAGAAAGAATTTAAGAAGGCGAGAAAAATCCTCCTCGACCTTTACAATTATTACATGGAGCATTCCGATGAGGTCTTCAAAGAATTCCCTAAGGAATCGATCGACAACAGGGAAAGGATGGTATGCGATTTTATTGCGGGAATGACCGACAGGTTTGCGCTGCTGACATACGAGCGTCTTTTCCTTCCCCAGCCGTGGCTGGTTCTCTGA
- a CDS encoding integration host factor subunit alpha codes for MTKADLADRLYEKIGLPKKEAAAIVETLFESMKSILADGESIKITGFGTFLVRKKGSRRGRNPKTGTELEIEQRRVVTFKPSLQFKDLVEKV; via the coding sequence ATGACAAAGGCGGATTTAGCTGACAGGCTTTACGAAAAGATCGGTCTTCCAAAAAAAGAAGCGGCTGCGATAGTAGAGACTCTTTTTGAATCAATGAAAAGTATCCTCGCTGACGGGGAATCAATAAAGATAACCGGATTCGGGACATTCCTTGTCAGAAAGAAAGGCTCCCGCAGGGGGAGAAACCCGAAGACAGGAACTGAGCTTGAGATAGAGCAGAGAAGGGTGGTGACTTTTAAGCCCAGTCTTCAGTTTAAAGATCTTGTTGAGAAGGTATAA
- a CDS encoding MerR family transcriptional regulator — translation MGTSPEKKVSSDRLFYKIGEISEITELESYVLRYWETEFPFLKPRKNKTGQRIYTRKDLEIILQIKNLLYKEKYTIAGVRKIFGETPAKKSSVSIQTIQEIRKKLKEIVSILK, via the coding sequence ATGGGAACTTCACCAGAGAAGAAGGTAAGTTCTGATAGGCTCTTTTATAAAATTGGCGAAATCAGCGAGATAACAGAGTTAGAGTCTTACGTTTTGAGATACTGGGAAACTGAATTCCCTTTTCTTAAGCCGCGCAAGAATAAGACAGGTCAGAGGATTTATACGCGGAAGGACCTTGAGATTATTCTTCAGATAAAGAACCTTCTTTATAAAGAAAAGTATACGATCGCAGGCGTCAGAAAGATCTTCGGAGAAACTCCGGCCAAGAAGAGCTCTGTCTCTATCCAGACGATCCAGGAGATCAGAAAAAAGTTAAAGGAGATAGTTAGTATATTAAAGTAG
- a CDS encoding ribosome maturation factor RimP: MMNIEEIKKKIAETIEPVINSIGFELDDLEFNRMGARGLLRVFIDKDGGVTIDDCERASREIEAVLDVEDIIPFSYVLEVSSPGLDRPLRQPKDFKKYSGKKVRVTTSAPIDKETFFVGEIAEAGENEITLLLPKDRKIIIPYENISKARLEVEV; this comes from the coding sequence ATGATGAACATAGAGGAAATAAAAAAGAAAATAGCAGAAACCATTGAACCGGTGATAAACTCCATTGGTTTTGAACTTGACGATTTAGAGTTCAACAGGATGGGGGCCAGAGGATTGTTGAGGGTTTTTATTGACAAGGATGGCGGCGTGACAATCGACGATTGTGAGCGGGCAAGCCGCGAGATAGAGGCAGTGCTTGATGTGGAGGACATTATCCCGTTTTCTTATGTCCTGGAAGTATCGTCGCCGGGCCTTGACAGGCCCCTCAGGCAGCCGAAGGATTTTAAAAAGTATTCCGGAAAGAAGGTCAGAGTTACTACCAGCGCGCCGATAGATAAAGAGACGTTTTTTGTAGGAGAGATTGCTGAGGCGGGAGAAAATGAAATAACGCTCCTTTTGCCTAAAGACAGGAAGATCATTATACCTTATGAAAATATTTCAAAGGCAAGGCTGGAGGTGGAGGTATAA
- the nusA gene encoding transcription termination/antitermination protein NusA, with protein sequence MSKELVHIIEQMSKERGIPKESIIGTLESALLSAVRKNHGLKPDINIKIDPKSGDIAITALKKIVEKVTNPSEEISLKDAQGIDPSKAVDDMVETPMSIDNFGRIAAQTAKQVLFQRVREAEKEAIFEEFKDKAGQIVSGVVMRKEKGNYYIALGRAEAVLPIKSTLPTENLKRGETVRSYIEEVKETQKGPIILLSRTHPNFVGELFKMEIPEIYEGLVVIKNIVREAGDRTKLTVFSKNSMVDPVGACVGMKGTRVQSIVRELKGERIDIIPWTEDPRVLLAKALSPAAVESIGINEEEKTAMVVVNDQQLSLAIGKKGQNVRLAMKLTGWDIDIISESEYSKMRKGEAEAQFEDAKGKKEDEPAEEK encoded by the coding sequence ATGAGTAAAGAACTTGTTCACATCATAGAGCAGATGAGTAAGGAAAGAGGCATTCCTAAAGAGTCCATCATCGGGACGCTGGAATCGGCCCTTTTATCAGCCGTAAGAAAGAATCACGGACTTAAGCCTGATATAAACATAAAGATCGACCCGAAGTCAGGCGACATTGCAATAACCGCATTGAAAAAGATCGTTGAAAAGGTCACAAACCCCTCAGAGGAGATATCCCTGAAAGATGCGCAGGGAATTGATCCCTCAAAAGCAGTTGACGATATGGTCGAGACCCCGATGTCAATTGACAACTTCGGCAGGATCGCGGCCCAGACAGCGAAACAGGTGTTGTTTCAGCGTGTCAGAGAGGCTGAGAAGGAGGCAATCTTTGAAGAATTCAAAGACAAGGCAGGCCAGATTGTCAGCGGTGTCGTGATGCGCAAGGAGAAAGGGAATTACTATATTGCCCTTGGAAGGGCGGAGGCCGTGCTCCCGATAAAATCCACTTTGCCCACCGAGAATTTGAAAAGAGGAGAGACGGTCCGGTCGTATATAGAAGAGGTGAAGGAGACCCAGAAAGGCCCTATCATTCTCCTTTCAAGGACCCATCCGAATTTTGTCGGCGAGCTTTTCAAGATGGAGATCCCTGAGATTTACGAAGGCCTGGTAGTTATAAAAAACATTGTAAGGGAAGCAGGCGACCGCACTAAGCTGACGGTCTTTTCGAAAAACTCGATGGTCGACCCGGTAGGCGCATGTGTGGGGATGAAAGGGACGCGCGTGCAGTCTATAGTGAGAGAATTAAAGGGTGAAAGAATAGATATCATTCCATGGACTGAGGACCCCAGGGTCCTGCTTGCCAAGGCATTGAGCCCAGCGGCTGTAGAGAGCATCGGCATCAATGAGGAAGAAAAAACAGCGATGGTTGTCGTGAACGACCAGCAGCTTTCCCTTGCTATCGGCAAAAAAGGCCAGAACGTGAGGCTCGCGATGAAACTCACAGGCTGGGACATTGACATCATCAGCGAGTCAGAGTACAGCAAGATGAGAAAGGGAGAGGCTGAGGCTCAGTTCGAAGATGCCAAGGGAAAGAAAGAGGATGAGCCTGCTGAAGAAAAATAA
- the recG gene encoding ATP-dependent DNA helicase RecG: MDKAKNLTQKKGPDHTPPVTKDTPVQFLKGVGPARAKLLKRLGIVSLEDMLFYFPWRYEDRKNLKKINELGYGKVETALCEVVSAEVVTTPRRRMNIFEITVTDKTGFLKSKWFNQPYLERYFKKGQKVILCGMVKGNPYARFGLEMENPDFELVGDDDTFIHTSRIVPVYKATEGISPKQIRTLMFNAVTNYSSLISDYLPAEVLDRNSLKPLQWAVKETHFPEESTDVNVLNDASSPAHKRLAFDEFFLLELGLALLKKREALEQGISFKVEDHLVKKFLSSLPFELTGAQKRVIDGIMSDMRRPLPMNRLVHGDVGCGKTVVALVSMLIAVENGYQACLMAPTELLAEQHFINIHKMIETLGLKVVLLTSSSKGKPVDDISQGAAQIIIGTHAVIQESVTFKNLGLAIIDEQHKFGVVQRANIRRKGFNPDILIMTATPIPRTLALTLYGDLDISIIDELPRGRRPVITKVFFPSQRDRIHSLIKEELSKGRQVYIVYPLIEESEKLDLKSAIEGFEAFKRIYPEKEIGLVHGKMHHDEREAVMAQFKSGNIDMLIATTVIEVGIDVPNASLMLIVHSERFGLAQLHQLRGRIGRGGYDSYCLLMAYPPLSEEAKRRLKAMESTSDGFKIAEEDLAIRGPGDFFGTRQSGIPDLKIANIVRDIAVLEAARKEAFAFIEAQPDMNKYPLLKETLHKKWMGRLELVKS, translated from the coding sequence ATGGACAAGGCCAAAAACCTCACCCAAAAAAAAGGTCCTGATCACACCCCGCCGGTAACAAAAGACACCCCTGTTCAGTTTCTTAAAGGCGTTGGCCCCGCGCGCGCCAAACTTCTGAAACGTCTTGGCATCGTATCTCTTGAGGACATGCTTTTCTATTTCCCGTGGCGTTATGAAGACAGGAAGAACCTGAAGAAGATAAACGAGCTGGGTTACGGGAAGGTCGAGACGGCCCTGTGCGAAGTTGTGTCCGCGGAAGTTGTCACCACTCCGAGGAGGCGGATGAATATCTTTGAGATCACCGTCACCGACAAAACCGGCTTTCTGAAATCCAAGTGGTTTAACCAGCCTTATCTTGAGAGATATTTTAAAAAGGGGCAGAAGGTCATTTTATGCGGCATGGTGAAGGGCAACCCGTACGCGCGGTTCGGACTTGAGATGGAAAATCCCGACTTCGAGCTGGTCGGCGATGATGATACCTTTATCCACACGTCAAGGATCGTGCCCGTATACAAAGCCACCGAAGGCATTTCCCCGAAACAGATCAGGACGCTTATGTTCAATGCGGTAACCAATTATTCATCCCTGATAAGTGATTATTTGCCGGCAGAAGTCCTGGATAGAAACAGTCTGAAACCCTTGCAATGGGCTGTGAAGGAAACCCATTTTCCTGAAGAGTCCACCGACGTAAACGTGTTGAATGACGCCTCAAGCCCAGCGCACAAGCGCCTGGCGTTTGACGAGTTTTTTCTGCTTGAACTCGGGCTCGCTCTTTTGAAAAAAAGAGAGGCGCTGGAGCAGGGGATAAGTTTTAAGGTCGAAGATCATCTGGTGAAAAAATTTCTCAGCTCGCTTCCCTTTGAACTGACAGGCGCGCAGAAAAGGGTGATCGACGGGATAATGTCGGACATGCGGCGTCCCCTGCCGATGAACAGGCTCGTTCACGGTGACGTGGGCTGCGGCAAGACCGTTGTCGCGCTTGTGTCAATGCTCATTGCCGTTGAAAACGGTTACCAGGCGTGCCTGATGGCCCCCACCGAACTTCTCGCCGAACAGCACTTTATTAATATTCATAAAATGATCGAGACCCTCGGGCTGAAAGTTGTGCTCCTGACATCAAGCAGCAAGGGAAAGCCGGTTGATGATATTTCTCAGGGGGCCGCGCAGATCATCATAGGCACTCATGCAGTCATACAGGAAAGCGTGACGTTCAAAAATCTCGGCCTTGCGATAATTGATGAGCAGCACAAATTTGGCGTTGTCCAGAGGGCGAACATCAGGCGCAAGGGATTTAATCCCGATATACTCATCATGACCGCGACCCCTATACCGAGGACACTGGCGTTGACACTTTACGGAGACCTCGATATATCCATAATCGACGAACTTCCAAGAGGCAGGAGGCCGGTCATAACGAAGGTGTTTTTCCCATCGCAGAGGGACAGGATACATTCGCTTATCAAGGAAGAACTGTCCAAAGGGAGACAGGTGTACATTGTATATCCGCTCATTGAAGAATCTGAAAAGCTTGACCTCAAGTCTGCCATTGAAGGCTTTGAGGCGTTTAAAAGAATCTATCCTGAAAAGGAGATCGGGCTGGTCCACGGCAAGATGCACCATGACGAAAGAGAAGCTGTTATGGCGCAATTCAAGTCAGGAAATATTGACATGCTTATCGCCACGACGGTCATCGAGGTAGGCATAGACGTGCCGAACGCGTCCCTGATGCTTATCGTGCACTCGGAGAGATTCGGGCTTGCGCAGCTTCACCAGTTAAGGGGAAGAATAGGACGCGGCGGTTACGACTCTTACTGCCTGCTCATGGCTTATCCGCCTTTAAGCGAAGAGGCGAAAAGACGCCTCAAGGCAATGGAGTCTACAAGCGACGGCTTTAAGATCGCTGAAGAAGATCTGGCCATTCGCGGGCCCGGCGATTTCTTCGGCACCCGCCAGTCTGGAATCCCCGATCTGAAGATCGCCAATATTGTAAGGGATATTGCCGTGCTTGAGGCTGCCAGAAAAGAAGCCTTTGCCTTTATTGAAGCTCAGCCGGATATGAATAAATATCCTTTACTGAAAGAAACGCTGCATAAAAAGTGGATGGGGAGATTAGAATTAGTTAAGAGTTGA
- a CDS encoding prepilin peptidase, producing the protein MIPYIFIFILGAVIGSFLNVCIYRIPQGLSIVSPASRCPSCGAPIKFYDNIPMLSYMLLAGRCRSCKAKFSARYPFVEFLNAALYVIALNRFGIDPPWVLLVYCIFISSLVVIIFIDIDHQIIPNSITLPGIPLAVILGSIILPDPFFRSQMLGIKSSVIGCLAGGGSFYLIAVTGKALLKKDAMGGGDIKMMAMVGGLLGWKGVILTTFMGSLLGSIVGVSLIALKGREWGSRIPFGPYLAAGALVSLFYGQEILMWYLYAG; encoded by the coding sequence ATGATACCCTATATTTTCATCTTCATCCTCGGCGCGGTGATCGGCTCTTTTCTCAACGTGTGCATCTACCGCATACCGCAGGGCCTGTCAATTGTAAGCCCTGCTTCCAGATGCCCCTCATGCGGCGCGCCGATAAAGTTTTACGACAACATCCCCATGTTAAGTTATATGCTGCTTGCGGGAAGGTGCAGGTCCTGCAAGGCGAAGTTTTCGGCCCGGTATCCTTTTGTGGAATTTCTCAACGCCGCCCTGTACGTTATCGCGCTGAACAGGTTCGGCATTGATCCCCCGTGGGTCTTACTGGTCTACTGCATATTTATTTCGTCTCTGGTAGTGATAATTTTTATCGATATTGACCATCAGATAATCCCTAACAGCATCACCCTGCCCGGCATCCCTCTTGCGGTTATTTTAGGGTCCATAATATTGCCTGACCCGTTTTTCCGAAGCCAGATGCTTGGCATCAAATCATCAGTAATAGGCTGTCTTGCGGGCGGAGGTTCTTTTTACCTCATAGCGGTGACCGGCAAGGCGTTACTGAAAAAGGACGCGATGGGAGGCGGGGACATAAAGATGATGGCGATGGTCGGCGGACTGCTTGGATGGAAGGGCGTGATCCTCACGACCTTTATGGGAAGCCTGTTGGGTTCTATTGTCGGAGTTTCTCTAATAGCACTGAAAGGAAGAGAGTGGGGATCGAGAATTCCATTCGGCCCGTACCTCGCCGCAGGAGCGCTTGTCAGCCTTTTCTACGGGCAGGAAATTTTGATGTGGTATCTGTATGCAGGATAA